In Cyclobacteriaceae bacterium, the DNA window CGGCATCTGATCAATTCGGAAATCTTACATTATTCGATTAATCAGAACCCTTCTCCTTCTTCCTTTTTCTTGGGATCTGGCTTCTTCTGTACGGGAGCTTCCGGTGTTTTGTCTTTCTTGCCAAACAACCCTCCTTTTTTCTTAGGTTTCGGCTCGGGGTTATTAACGTCTGTCACTTTTGCCTTGGAATCAGTAGAGGTAGAATCTGTCTTTTCCTTCTTCTTAAAAATATTTTTCAGACTTTTAAAGAAGCCTACTTTTTCCTTCTTAACCGTTCCGGCTGAAGTTGCAGCTTTCTTCTTTTCAGAATTATTTTCCATCGAGGCCCGGACATCCGGTAGCACGAGCATTTCGCGGAAGTACCACATATAAAGGTCCTGGTCCAGATTGAATTTCTCTTTCGTTTTAGTGATGGCATACGTGCTATCCCCTGGAGCCGTATCCCCTTCCGTTATGCCAGTGCTATCTGATTCGTCGCGCTCTGCCATAAGCATGCTATCATCCTTATTCGTCTTTAGCGAATCAGGGATTTTCGGATAGATCGGCTTCATTTCTACAGTTTGCATCTTCCTGTATTTCTTACGATAAGACTCAGGAACGGCGATCAGGTATTTACTCTTGCTGGCGGTTAATATTTTTGGCGTAGAGTCTTCCTTAAAGTAGCTGAACTTCTGACGGAGTGCATCTTTATCATAGATGAAAGAACTCTGATAAGCAGGGCAAGCCAGACGCTGAGTGCAAGCGCTAAGCATAGAAACCAATACAACTACGACAAGAAATGCCCTGGTCATGGGTAGATTAAGGTGCAATCAACAAAATTAAGGAATTAACCCCAACTAATCCTAAATATTGACTATAAGTAACCAATATAAAGTATTGATATTCAGAGTATTTAGCTATTAAGTGTTAATTTTTGGCTTTTAGTCAATTTTTGGACTACCAAAGCATATGAATTATCAATTAGCTCTTTGAGCAACTTTTCAGGAACAGAGCCGCCCATAAGTACAGTAACCCAGTGCTTTTTATTCATGTGATAGGCAGCCTGAATAGAATCGTATTTATCTCTAAGCTCTGCCCCTGCTTCAGGTTCTACTTTCAAGTTAATCCCTTCAAACTTCTCAACATCGGTCAGCGCAAACATCTTGCCCATCACCTTAAACACCAGCGTGTTGCTGTCAAAGGGAAACTCTTCTGTTACTCCTTTCTTTCTAATGCAATACTCCCTGAATGATTCGATGTTCACCTAAAAGAAACGTTTGGCCACCAGATAAATTACAGCCAGCAGGAAAATGGCAATCGATATTTTATTAATTCCATGCATGATCCTGATATTAACATTCTGCGGACGGTTGGGATCTTTCTTTCGAAAGAAATAACCTCCAACCTCCCCAAGGGAAATAAAATCCCGGAGACCGCTTTTCTTTTTCTTAAGACCCTGATCCTGTTCGTTTTCCATGGCTACACTTTCTCTGTTAACTCAATCCAATTTCCGTCCTCCTGTATCAATCCAATCAATGCATCTACGGCCTGTGCTGCCGGAACATTTCTTCTCACCACATCTCTACTTCGATACAAAGTAATTCTTCCAGGCCCGGAACCGACGTATCCATAATCTGCATCAGCCATTTCTCCCGGACCATTCACAATACAACCCATAATAGCGATCTTAATCCCTTTCAGATGATTCGTCCTCGACCTGATCTTTGCCGTTGTCTCCTGTAAATCAAATAAAGTCCGACCGCATGAAGGGCACGAAATGTATTCCGTCTTGGATATTCTGGTACGTGTTGCCTGAAGTATATTAAAGGCGGTTTCATTGACTATTTTATCTGGACCACAATTCTCAGCGGCGATAAATACACCGTCACCAAGGCCATCCATGAGTAATCCCCCGATATCAGTTGCTGAATAAAGCTGAAGCTTTTCTGAAGTCAGGCCACCATATGCCCTGCCAATTACTACCGGAACCTGGCACTCTTTTTCCATGAGTTCGACAAACAGTCTTCGCTGTTCTGCATAACCATGCTTATTGTAGGTATCGATCAGGAGAACAGCCGTCTTATCGGATTTCAATTTAGCGATCAATGGTTCTGACAAATCTTTAAGGCATGCATAAATAAAATTGACCTTATCTGATACTTCAACTCCCTCCAGATAATCGACTGATTTAATAAAGGGATAGCTTCTCTTCTGATTTTTATGTTTTAACCATTCAGTATGGATATAAATCAATCCTAGCGTTCCGGGAATTTCAAAATCAACGGACTTATCACCCAGGAAAATATAATCACAAGCTACATCAGTGATGTTCCATTTGTCCAACGGAACAGAATAATGATATCCCAATGCATAAAGGGAAGCCTGAGTAATCTTCTCTTTCATGGAAAAATCTGCTACCACCCTTGGCACCTGATGTCCACCAATATTTCCAACCTCTGTGGTCAGTCTTCTTTTATATTCAAATGGATTAATGGGATAATGCTTTATCTCCGGGATAGGGTCATGTGGAAGTCTCTCTTTATAGCGATCTGCCAATTCAATGCATACCGGAACTTCAGCTTCAGGTTCTTCCGTAAGGGAAACACGAATGGTATCTCCCAGTCCGTCCTCCAGAAGCGTACCAATTCCTACAGATGATTTGATTCTTCCATCCTCACCATCACCAGCCTCGGTAACTCCCAAATGAAGCGGATATGGTTGAAATCCTTCTTCGTCAAGCTTCTGAACCAGCAATCGATACGCCTGGATCATGACCTGAGGATTACTAGCCTTCATGGAAAGCACTATCTCATGATACTTGAGGTCTTCACATATTCTCAGAAATTCAAGAGCCGATTCCACCATTCCAAGAGGCGTATCTCCATAGCGGCTCATAATTCTGTCAGAAAGGGAACCATGGTTGGTTCCTATCCTCATGGCCGTCCCATACTCCTTGCAGATCTTTACAAGAGGGGTGAATTTCTCCCGAATGCGATCCAGTTCTGCTTCATAACCAGAATCGGTATAATCGATCTCCTCAAACTTCTTCTTGTCAGCATAATTTCCTGGATTAACCCGAACCTTTTCAACAATTCGAGCCGCCAGCTCTGCTGCGTTTGGAGTAAAATGAATATCTGCAATCAAAGGAACATTATAACCTCTGGCCCGAAGTTCCTTTTTGATTTCAGCAAGGTTCTGAGCTTCCTTAATACTAGGAGCAGTAATACGAACATATTCACATCCAGCTTCAACCATCCGTATTGTTTGCTCCACCGATCCTTTAGTATCCATTGTATCAATGGTTGTCATTGATTGGATACGGATAGGATTAGTACCTCCCATTGGGATGCCTCCAATATTCACTTCTCTCGTTTTTCTCCGGGAGTAGCTTATAAGACTATTACAATATTGACGTATTTGAGAGATGGGTGTTTCCACGCTAATTCAGTTACACAAAGTTAACCTTTACCGAATTAAAAAGTTCAAAGGAAGAGGGCAATGGAGGCTAAATATCTCCCAATTGAGGACGGATCAGGATCTCCTCAACAACAGTCCTTTCTGAAAGGGACCACGCTCCGTATACGGCCTCTGCAACGTCTTCTGGCTTGATAAATCGCTCGTCTGGCAAGTTAACCCCATCCCAACTGGATGTCCTTGTAGCACCTGGCAAAACCGCCGTTACACGGATTCCTGATTCCTTCAACTCCTCCCGAAGGACCTTTGTAAATCCAAGCAATGCAAATTTAGAAATGGCATAAGAACCTCCGTTTGGGTAGGCTTTGATGCTGGCAATAGAGCATATGGTAAAAATATGACCACTCTTCCTGCTCTTCATGGCTGGTACGAGTTCCCGCGTTGTATAATAAGCGCTGTACACATTGGCATTTATCATACTTTCAAGAGCACCTTCCTTTTCATCGATCACAGAACCCGGAAGGAAAAACCCTGCATTATTAATCAGCACATCCACTGGCAACCCCAATCCCAAAACAAAGGAGGTGAATCCCTTCACTTCGCTTTTTACGGACATGTCGGCTTTGAAAGTATGAGCCTTAATTGAGTAGGTATTTTCGAGATACGATTGAAGGGCAGTCAGCTCCATGGAATTTCTGGAACAGGTAACAATATCAAATTTCTGAGAGGCAAATTTCTCGATGATAGCCTTGCCGATACCCTTCGTTCCACCGGTGATGACCATCACTTTCCTCATGATTTTTATTTTATCTTTAGGGCAAGTTAAATGTTTTCATGAAGGGATTTGGTCAGTACATGATTTTTTTGGGAACACTGGTTGTTCGGCGGGAATCATTTAAAACGTATTACAGGCTTATCATTGAAGAATCCGTCCAGATCGGCGTAAAATCAATTTCCCTGGTGGCATTGGTAGCATTTTTCATAGGTGCTGTGACTACGGTGCAGACTGCCTACAATATGATAAGTCCACTGATTCCGAAGTACATTATCGCTCAGGTAGTAAGAGAAATGACGGTGCTTGAGCTGGCCCCCACTATTATGGCGGTGATCTATGCCGGTAAAGTTGGCTCAAGCATGGCTGGGGGTCTTGGTACAATGAGAATTACAGAACAGATAGACGCATTGGAAGTTATGGGGATCAACTCTGCCTCCTATCTGGTCCTTCCAAAAATTGTTGCTTCGTTGCTGATGTATCCTGCGCTGGTGATCGTGGCAGGTGCCTGTGCATTATTCGGGGGCTATATAGTAGGATCAGTTACGGATATAATAAGTCCAACTGATTTTGTGTATGGACTACGATTCTATTTCGATTCGTATGCCATAACTTTTGCTCTTATCAAAGCCTTCGTATTTGCGTTCCTGATCTCATCAATATCATCTTTTAAAGGCTACTATACTCAAGGAGGAGCGCTGGAGGTTGGAGTTGCTACGACGGCGGCTGTGACTTCAAGCATCATTGCAGTTCTATTGGCTGACTATTTACTGGCTCAATTACTTTACGTTCGGTAATGATAAAGATCAAAGACATTTCGAAATCTTTTGCCGGGAAAAACGTCCTCAGCGGTATTTCCGGTGAGTTTGATAAGGGGAAGACCAATCTTATCATCGGCTCCAGCGGAACGGGAAAAAGCGTACTCTTAAAATGCATTGTAGGACTGGTTAATCCAGATCAAGGCAATGTGTTTTATGATCTCAGAAATTTTACGGAGGCTGAGAAAGATATGAAAGCCGAGATCCGTCGCGAGATTGGAATGCTTTTCCAGGGCGGCGCCCTCTTCGATTCAAAGAATGTTGAGAAGAACGTTATGTTCCCATTGGACATTTTAACCAAAATGGAACATGCAGAAAAGCTTGACAGAGTAAATTTCTGCTTGAAACGTGTAGGATTGGAGAACGTCAATAAAAAAATGCCATCAGAGATTTCAGGAGGTATGAAAAAGAGGGTGGGAATAGCGCGCGCGATTGTTAACAATCCTAACTATCTTTTTTGCGATGAACCTAATTCGGGCCTGGATCCTCAAACTTCCATTGTGATTGATGACCTCATTCGCGAAATCACTCACGAGTTCAATATTACCACAGTGGTTGTAACCCATGATATGAATTCTGTGATGGGTATTGGAGAAAAGATCATGTTTCTTTATAAAGGCCAGAAGCTATGGGAAGGCTCCAGTCAGGAGATCATGCATTCTGGCGTGAAAGAGCTAGATAATTTCGTATTCTCAAATAAGGTTATGCAAGGATTGAAAGAAAGGCTTTAGAAGAAGCTGTCTTTTATTCATATCGAAGTGAGTTCACTGGATTAGCACCTGAAACTCTGAGTGAGTGATAAGCTACGGTGACCAGTGAGACCGAGAAACAGGCAATAGCGGCAGCTGCAAGGGAGATCCATCCTACTTCAACATGAAACGCATAATTTTTTAACCACGAATCCATAATATACCAGCCTACCGGACAACCAATTACAGAAGCAGTAATTACAAGCGTAGCAAATTCCTTTCCCATCAATCCCACAAGTCCGACTTTCGTTGCACCCAGCACCTTTCGAATACCAAGTTCTTTTGTTCTCCGCTCAGCTGAAAAGGCTGAAAGTCCAAACAATCCAAGGCATGAAATAAAAATTGATAAAGCCGCGAGGGCGTTAAAGACTTTTCCACGCTGTGCTTCAGCTTTGTAGAAATTATCCCAATCCTGATTTAGAAATGAATATTTAAAAGGGTATGCAGAAGCATATTGCTTCCAGATTTTTTCCGTTGCCTTTAATGCCTCGCTGCTTTGATTTTCTTTGGTACGAACCAGCAGGCAATTATAATTTTCACTTTCACGAATTCTTAATATCAATGGCTCGATAGGATTGTGGAGAGATCCAAAATTAAAATCCTTAACAACTCCCACGATCTTGCCTTTGCGTTCCCA includes these proteins:
- a CDS encoding MmcQ/YjbR family DNA-binding protein, encoding MNIESFREYCIRKKGVTEEFPFDSNTLVFKVMGKMFALTDVEKFEGINLKVEPEAGAELRDKYDSIQAAYHMNKKHWVTVLMGGSVPEKLLKELIDNSYALVVQKLTKSQKLTLNS
- the ispG gene encoding (E)-4-hydroxy-3-methylbut-2-enyl-diphosphate synthase; the protein is METPISQIRQYCNSLISYSRRKTREVNIGGIPMGGTNPIRIQSMTTIDTMDTKGSVEQTIRMVEAGCEYVRITAPSIKEAQNLAEIKKELRARGYNVPLIADIHFTPNAAELAARIVEKVRVNPGNYADKKKFEEIDYTDSGYEAELDRIREKFTPLVKICKEYGTAMRIGTNHGSLSDRIMSRYGDTPLGMVESALEFLRICEDLKYHEIVLSMKASNPQVMIQAYRLLVQKLDEEGFQPYPLHLGVTEAGDGEDGRIKSSVGIGTLLEDGLGDTIRVSLTEEPEAEVPVCIELADRYKERLPHDPIPEIKHYPINPFEYKRRLTTEVGNIGGHQVPRVVADFSMKEKITQASLYALGYHYSVPLDKWNITDVACDYIFLGDKSVDFEIPGTLGLIYIHTEWLKHKNQKRSYPFIKSVDYLEGVEVSDKVNFIYACLKDLSEPLIAKLKSDKTAVLLIDTYNKHGYAEQRRLFVELMEKECQVPVVIGRAYGGLTSEKLQLYSATDIGGLLMDGLGDGVFIAAENCGPDKIVNETAFNILQATRTRISKTEYISCPSCGRTLFDLQETTAKIRSRTNHLKGIKIAIMGCIVNGPGEMADADYGYVGSGPGRITLYRSRDVVRRNVPAAQAVDALIGLIQEDGNWIELTEKV
- a CDS encoding SDR family oxidoreductase, whose protein sequence is MRKVMVITGGTKGIGKAIIEKFASQKFDIVTCSRNSMELTALQSYLENTYSIKAHTFKADMSVKSEVKGFTSFVLGLGLPVDVLINNAGFFLPGSVIDEKEGALESMINANVYSAYYTTRELVPAMKSRKSGHIFTICSIASIKAYPNGGSYAISKFALLGFTKVLREELKESGIRVTAVLPGATRTSSWDGVNLPDERFIKPEDVAEAVYGAWSLSERTVVEEILIRPQLGDI
- a CDS encoding ABC transporter permease, with translation MKGFGQYMIFLGTLVVRRESFKTYYRLIIEESVQIGVKSISLVALVAFFIGAVTTVQTAYNMISPLIPKYIIAQVVREMTVLELAPTIMAVIYAGKVGSSMAGGLGTMRITEQIDALEVMGINSASYLVLPKIVASLLMYPALVIVAGACALFGGYIVGSVTDIISPTDFVYGLRFYFDSYAITFALIKAFVFAFLISSISSFKGYYTQGGALEVGVATTAAVTSSIIAVLLADYLLAQLLYVR
- a CDS encoding ATP-binding cassette domain-containing protein, which produces MIKIKDISKSFAGKNVLSGISGEFDKGKTNLIIGSSGTGKSVLLKCIVGLVNPDQGNVFYDLRNFTEAEKDMKAEIRREIGMLFQGGALFDSKNVEKNVMFPLDILTKMEHAEKLDRVNFCLKRVGLENVNKKMPSEISGGMKKRVGIARAIVNNPNYLFCDEPNSGLDPQTSIVIDDLIREITHEFNITTVVVTHDMNSVMGIGEKIMFLYKGQKLWEGSSQEIMHSGVKELDNFVFSNKVMQGLKERL